GTGATGGGTTGCGCCCACCGTAATCGCATTGATCGACTCGGCTGGCGAAAATAAGCGGCGGTTTCTCGCATCTTCGTAAAGTTTTCTGATAGCGAGCGCCTCGCGTTCCGCGTCGCCCAGCGCACGGAACTCCGATTCGGAGATACCGAGGTCGAGGTCGTGCGTTTGATTCCCGGCACTCACCACAAACAGCACACCGTACTTGTGGCTTAGCCAGTCAAGAAGACGCGCAAGCGAGCTCATCAGTTGGAAGAACGGACGGCTTGGGTCGCCAATGGCCAAATTGATGATTCGAACCGCGGGGGCGACGGCTGGTTGGTTTCCGTCGCCCTCACAAATCCTGCGCACCGCGCGATGAATCAGGTCAATCACCAGCATGTCGCGGGGCAGCTCCTCGGGCCACGGTTCGTGATGCCAGCTTACCGGCTTCATGATCGGTCGCACGTACACCGGCCGGGACAAGGCGCGGTTGCCGTCGCTCAAGTCTCCATGAACGACCAACGAACAGATCGACGTGCCGTGAACACGGCGAGCCGCCGGGCAATCCGGAGCGAAGTCGTCTGGGTCGTCGACGATCAGGCGACCGTCAAGCAGTTCGTGCTTTTCCAGGGGGAATCCGTCAAGGACCGCGATGACCGGCGCGCCCGAGGGAAGCGGCTTCTCGTCGCGTTCCGGCAAATCTTCCGGATCCCCTTCGATTTCCTGTTTACCCGTCGCCATTTGGCCCACGGGACGAAAGAACATGATGCTATCGCACTTTACCAGTTCGACGGCCTGGTGATTGATGATTCGCTCAATCTCGCCCTGCGGCAGTTCGGCAAGGATGCCGTGGTAGGCGATTTCCTGCAGCACATATCGTCCTGGAACGCTGCCCCCGGACTGCTGAATGAGCTGCGCGACCGCTGCTTCCGCGGCTTCTCGTTGAGGCAAGTTGCCGCGAAACCAGAGCTCAATCTCCAGCTTCACCGGCTGGTCGGGGCGATCGCGCAGATCTTCTTGCCACGCCTCGATGGCGCCAGTTTCCTCCAAGCGGTCGCGAATATCCCAGCGTCGAATGTCGTGAAGCAACAGGAACACGTCGCGAAACTTGGTCAGGCCACGCTGCCACGTCATCGACGGATCGCGCTTATAGTTGTCCCATAGGGAGAGCATCTCGCGCAGGCCCTGCTGATTGCTCATCAGCAAATAGAGCCGGCCGCCGAGTCGCTTGTCCTTGTGCTTCTTGTCGTAGAAGTCGTCGTCCGGCGCGATTTCATCAATCTCGTTCTCGCCCAACCATTCGAGTCCGTCGATCTTGGCTACCGCCTTGGCAAAATCATCGACGCTTCCCACGGTTTCGATCACGAGAACCTGTTCGGGATCAATTCCGCTCGGGCTTTGCCGAACTTCAACGGCACGAGCTTCGAATGCTTGCTGAAGCGAATCAAGTTTTGGGCCAATGCGCTCGCCCTGCCGGCCAACGCTTGGCCGGTGTATGTCAGGGGCGCCGCCGCGCCCTTTGTCACGGTCAGCGGTTTGAGGCCGCGGGAAAATCAAGAGCGGAAGCTCTGGCATTAGCCTTCGGCTCCGTTGTTCAGCATCGACGTGACGGTGCGCGCCTTCCACGTCTTCAGGGTTTCAGCGACGATCGCTTTGATGTTCGCGTCCGGCTGGCCCAACACGAACTTCCGAAACACCGAGGCGCCGAATTCCTCGGCCTCGGCAAAGTTCACTCCGGAGAGTTTCTTGGCGAGCGCGTCGGGCGGGTAGCCGAGCGGCTGCTTGACGCGCCGTTCAAAACTCGCAAACCATTCGGCCAATCTGGCCCGCGTCGGCTGCGGCAGTTCGATTCGCACTTGGAATCGCCGCCACGCCGCGCGATCGAGCAGTTCCGGATGGTTGGTGGCGCCAATGACGACCACGTGGCTTGGCAACGCGTCCACTTGCATCAGCAGCGAACTGACCACTCGCTTGATCTCGCCTGTTTCGTGGGTGTCGCCGCGCTCCTTACCGAGCGTCTCAAATTCATCGAAGAACAGGACGCATCGCCGCGTGCTGGCAAACTCCAGCAGGCGCCGGAGGCGGACGGCGGTTTCGCCCAAATAGGCGCCCACGATGCCGTCGTATCGCACCTGGAGAAGCGGCACCATCAACGCCTCGGCCACCGCCTCGGCGAGCGAGGTCTTGCCATTTCCCGGCGGCCCAATAAAAAGCAACCGGTTGCGAGGTTCGAGGTTGTAAGACCGAAGCAAATCGACGCGGTGGTGTTCGGAGACGACTTCGTTAATCACCGTGACGACGTCCGGGGGCAGAATCAATTCATCCAGCTTCTTCTGGGGAATCAACTCCAAGACGAACGCGCTCACGTTCTTATCGAGCAGAGTGCTTCCATTTACCCGATTTGTCCCGGCGTGCGCCACGCCAACCAACTCCTGCAGCTTCTCAGCAAGCACGGAGTGGTTCTTCGCCCTCTCTTCCGCGATGAGCGCATCGACGACTTTTCTAAACTTTGCGCGATCGCCCGCCATCCCGGTCGCGACAAGGTCAGTGATTAAGTCAGCTCGCGCCATGGTTTCGTTCTGCTTTCCTTCCGCTGCCATCCGGTCGCTTGCCCCTGTTCATCATACCCGCTTGCATCGCAGCAAAAGCTCTTTCAAATCGAAATTGATCGAGGCCACGCCCCAGCCCGGCTCGCGATCGAACGGTCGGCGAATATAGTAGGGGCCTTCGACGCTGTCATCCTCGGCGACAATCACAATGGCCAGCACGAACTTGTCGCCCTGGTTGAAGGCATAAAGTATCTCGTTACGGGTTACCGTGACCGTCGCGGCGCCCTTCGCGCGGCCCTTGACTTCGATGTGGCGAGGCTCTGTTTGCTTATGGTTGGGGGCTTGCCTATGGTCGAGGGCCGGCGGGTTCGACGTCAAATCCCAGCCGCACTTTTCCCGCGACACATCGACGACCTGGCAACCGCGGGCTTCTTCATACCGCCGCACCGCCTCCATCGCCAGCCGCTCGATACGGCTGCGCGCGAGGGGGCCGGCGGAGACCTCGGGCGCTGCGGCGTCGTCGCCACGCGCGTGCCGCAGCAGGCCCGCCGGCACGACCAGCGCGCCGCCCAAGACGATCGGCGTGCCGTTCACCACGTGCCGCATCGACTGCAGCTCTTTCTTGCGGTTCTCCAGGCGGCCTTCCAGATCGGTGACGGTGCGGCGGGCGTTCTCGAGGTTGAGCCGCACGTCTTTGCCCGACGCCAGGTCTTCCTTGAGCCGCACCCAGCGATCGGTCCAGAAAGCGATCTCCTTGCTCAGCCGGTCGTGTACGGCGGCGAGCGTCTTGTCGACATGGGCCACGCGGCGGTCCGAAACTTCACGGAAATGTTCGGGCACCAGCGTCTCGGCCGCCAGCGCGATGGCCCGCCGCTCCTGATCGGCGGCGATCCAAGGAGCGTCGAGCACGTTGTTGACGAGCGGCCGCTGGTGATCGGCCAGCGGCTCCAAGTCGAGGTGCGGCGCCCAACCGGCGAACGAAGTCGAGCCGTCGGGATTGACGCGCACGAATTGCAGCCGTTTGGAAAGCGCCTGGCCGTCGCCCGACTTCACCTCGTGCGTCAGCAAGAACATCAGCCACGGCTCGTGGCCGGCGTCGGCGGGATCGACGAGCACCGTCCCCTGGCGCAGCAGGTTGGCGTGTTGCTCCAGCAGCAAATCGCTGACGGCGAGCATGAGTGGATGGCCGGGGTGCATCAGCACGGCGCGCGCCAGGCCCGGCTTGTCGAGTGGCTGCATCGCCTCCTTGTCGAAACAGACGCGGTCGTAGCGCTTGAGCACCGGCTCCAGCTCGCGGCGATTGCGGCCCGTGATGCGGCGATCGCGCTCGCGGATGGAGGCGGGCACATGGGTGATTTCGAGGCGGCCGTGCTCGCGAGGATAGATCGAACCGCCGAACTGCTCGAACGCCTTGAGAAAGAACGAGCGCACGAAGTAGGGTTGCAGCCGCCGGGCTTCGGCTTTTTCCATTTCCAGCTTGACGGCATACAGCCGCTCGGCGCTCATCGTCTCTTGGGCCAGGGCGTTGCGGTCGAGCAGCGACTTCAAATGATCGTGGTCGAGCGCCTGGTCGATCTTGCGCGTCAGGCGGGCGCGCACCTCGGGCTGGTCGCCGTAGCGGATAGCTTGAATCAGCAGCTCCTTGAGGCTGGTTCCTTCGAACACCTCGCCCAGGATGTCGAACACGCGTCCCTTGAGTGCCTCGCTTTCGATTTCCAGCTTTTCGAGCAGCCGATGGTAGACGTCGCCTTCGCGGGTCTCTTTGGCGACGAGGTTCCACAAGTGGCAGACTTCGATTTGCCCGATGCGGTGAATGCGGCCGAAGCGTTGTTCGAGGCGGTTGGGGTTCCAAGGCAGGTCGTAGTTGACCATCAGGTTGGCGCACTGCAGGTTGACGCCTTCGCCCGCGGCATCGGTGGCGACCAGCACGCGCACGTCGGAATCGGAGCGGAACAGGGCCTGCAAGCGGCGGCGTTCGTCGCGATGCGTGCCGCCGTGGATGGTGATGATGGCATCGGGGTTGCCGAGCACTCCGGCGATCCGCTGGTGCAGGTAGTTGAGGGTGTCTCGATGCTCGGAGAAGACGATCAATTTGCGCTGCCGGCCGAAAGCGTCTCGCATTTCGGGAGCGTTCTGCAGAATGGTCGAGAGCTCCTCCCATTTGCGGTCTTGCCCGGAGGCCACCACGGCCTTGGCTTGTTGCTCCAGGCGTTTAAGAATGACGATTTCCGCCCCCAGCTCGTTGATGGTTTGGGCGGCGGTGGCGTCGTCGACCAACGCTTCTTCGAGGTTTTCCTGTTCCTCGGCGTTGAGATCGTCGTCATCCTCGGGAACGACCGCCAGCGTTTCGGCCAGCGCTTGGCGGCCACGGATACCGAGCTTCTCTTCGCGGAGGCGGTTTTCCAACCGTTCTCTGCGGCGTTTGAGCGATTGGTAGATGGCCTCGGGGCTGGAGGCGAGGCGACGCTGCAGGGCGGTTAGCGCGAAGCCGACGGAACCCTTTCGTGAACCGTGCAGTTCGTCGGCCTTGCCCATTTCGGTCTTCACATATTCGGTCACGGCCTCATACAAGGCGGCTTCAATTTCAGACAGCCGGTAGTTGACGGTGTAGGCCCGGCGTTCGGGAAACAAGGGCGTGTTGTCGAACTTGACCAGTTCTTCCTTGACCATGCGGCGCATGAGATCGCAGGCATCGACTTTGTGAACGCCGTCGCGGAACTTGCCGTAAAAGCGGTCAGAGTCGAGCAGCGAGAGAAAAAGCTGAAAATCCTCTTCCTTGCCGCAGTGTGGCGTGGCGGTCATCAGCAGCAGGTGGCGCGCGTTTTGGCCCAGGCGTTCCGCGAAGCGAAAGCGGCCCGTTTTTTCGAGCTTCGAGCCGAAGTAGTGCGCGGCCAGTTTGTGGGCTTCGTCGAAGACGGCCAGGTCCCAGCCGGCATTGCAGAGCTTTTCTTGCAACTCCTCATTTCGCGACATCTGATCGAGGCGCACGATCAGTTGAGCATGGTCTTCGAACGGGTTGCCGCTGGGCGACGCCTCTTCCAGCGCCGCCGAGTAAATGCGGAATTCGAGGCCGAATTTCTCGAACAGCTCATCGCGCCACTGCTCTACGAGGCTGCCCGGCGCCACAATCAAAATGCGTCGCGCGTCGGCCCGCATGATGAGCTCGCGGACATAGAGACCGGCCATGATCGTCTTGCCGGCGCCAGGGTCGTCGGCCAGGACGAAGCGCAGCGGCTGCTTGGGAAGCATCGACTCGTAGACGGCGGTGATTTGGTGCGGCAGGGGCTCGACGTTCGACGTATGCACCGCCATCATCGGATCGAAAAGAAACGCCAGGTCGATGCGTTTGGCTTCGCACGTGAGCTGGAACGCGGCGCCGTCGCCGTCGAACGACCACGGGCGCTCGACGGTGGCCACGCGGATGTCATTTTCGTCGCCGCGGCCGAGCAAGCGTTCTTTCGTGGCGCCGTCGGGAGTGCGGTAGAAGACCTGAATTGCGCCGTCGCCAATCGGCACGACGGCGGCCACCGTTGCCACCGCCGACGGCTCCAGACCGACCAGCGGCAAACCAGGTTTGAGATCTTCGAGTTTCGTCATTGGTCGGTCGTGGTCCCGTGCGTTTTTCGCTTTTGGCGCCAATGCCTTGCCTGCGCTGCCTTAAATATCGCACGCCGGGCGCGACGGCTCAAGGTGCCGTACCCACGGTGCCCAGAGGCAAAATCGATTCTAGGCTCGCAGGCCCAATATCATACGCGCAAAGCGAGACACCGATCCCTGAGCCTCAAGAGTCAAGCGGCAAGATCGTGGTCACCCCAGGGCGACACGATCCGCATCCCGGCGGCTTCCAAGCCTAAGCCGCGCGGCGGCCCCCAACGGGCGCGGAGGCGATTTCCGCGGAGTTGCGACCGATTCTCCAGCGGCTGGCGATCAACGCCGAGACTTCGACACACTGGCTTGCTTTGGTCGCTCGCTTGCGTGTCGCTTTTGTTAAGGAAAGCGCCGCGCGCGGCGCTTTTGCCTGCACGCGCCAGCCGATCCGTGCAGCCTGCGCTCAAAGTGCTCAAAGACCGAATCGCTCAATTCGGCGGAACGGCATCCCGGCGCGCCGGGATTGCGTACAGAGGATTGGCCGCGTACCTCGTGGGACGCGACAAACGTGTCGCCTGCGCTCGGGTGAGACCCGGTCGGGCATGTGCAAAATCGTCGAAAATCGACGAACTTGCCGGTAAGACCGTACTCGGTTTTTGTTCCGATGGTAGGATCAGTCATTAGCAATGCGTCCCCTGCAATTCTTCTCATGGTCGTCTCCTCGACACTGAGGTTCCACTTCCATGTTAGCCTGCCGCATCATGTTCGAGAACGCACGCCGCAGTTCAGCAGTTCGGACGTCTAGAACAGCCGCCCCTGCGAATCGACTTCTCCCGGCTCGAGGCCGAGGTGCTCGTAGGCGGCGGGCGTGGCTTTGCGGCCGCGAGGTGTGCGGATCACCAGGCCGCTGCGCAGCAGATACGGCTCGACTTCGTCGACCAACGTGTCGGGTGCCAGGTTCATCGTGTGGGCCGCCGCCTCCACGCCCACCGGCCCGCCGTGAAACACGCGAACGATCGTTTCCAAATAGCGGCGGTCCTGGCCGTCGAGTCCGAGCGCGTCGATGCGCTGCATTTCCAGCGCCGATCGGGCCAAGGCGAGCGTGATGTGCCCGTCGGCCTTGCTGGTGGCATAGTCGCGCACCCAGCGCAGGCGATTGTTGGCCAGCCGGGGAGTGCCGCGGCTGCGCGAGGCGATCTCCGTGCAGGCGGTCGGCTCGATGCGGCAGCCGAGCTTGCCCGAATTGCGGCGCACGATCTCGGCCAACTCCTCGACGGTGTAAAAGTCGAGGTGCTCGCGCATCACGAACCGGTCGCGCAGCGGCGCCGACAACAGGCCGGTGCGCGTCGTCGCCCCGATCAGCGTGAAGGGCCGCAACGACATGTTGATCGTCCGGGCATTCACGCCTTCGCCCAGCGTGATATCGATGCGAAAATCTTCCATGGCCGGATAGAGGAACTCTTCGACCGCCTTGGGCAGCCGGTGAATCTCATCGATGAACAGCACCGAGCCTTGCTCGGCGTTCGTCAGGTAAGGAATCAGGTCTTTCGGGGCCGTCATCGCCGCCCCGCTGGCGATCTGCAGCGTCACGCCCAGCTCGCGCGGAATCACGGTGGCGAAGGTGGTCTTGCCCAGTCCCGGCGGGCCGTCGAAGAGAATATGGCCCAGCGTCTCGCGCCGCTTTCGAGCGGCATCCAGGGCGATTTCGATTCGCGCAAAAACCTCCCGCTGCCCGATCATGTCGCGCATCCGCTGCGGCCGCAGGTCGCGATCGTCGTCCGCTTCCGGCAGAGCGGCGGCTGGGAGTGCCGCGGAATCGTCGGCGTCGTCGTGTTTCAGAATGGGTTCGCGGGCCAAAGTGCCTCCGTGATGCGGCCAAAGGTTCAGCCGCGATGTAACTGAAGCTTTTCCACAAACGCCGCATGCTCAGGCGGTGCCAGGCCGCGTTGAACGGTTTCTAAAAGCATCGCGTCGTTGCCGGGCCCGATGAGTTCCGCCCGGAAACCAGGCGGCATGGCCTCGTAGAGCCGGTGGAACGTGGGCTGGTCAAGATGATCGCCCGCATTGAGCCGAGGCGGCTTGGATTCCACGTCGGTCTCGGCGGCGCGAAGCATGGTCGGATCTCCAGCGACGTTTCCTTGGTGCCCGCAAGACCTTTATCGTAGCTTCTGCTTCAACCTTCGACCAGCCGCGCGAGCCATGCTGCAATAATCCCAAACGGAGGGGCCTATGCCGCTACGCGATCACTTTCGCCCACCGATCTCCGCGAATCATACGGTTTGTGGCGGGCCGATGCGACACGTGTGTCGCGCCGTTCTGCGTTCATCTTGCCGCATCCAATAGTCAACGGCAGATCGCCAACATGGCCGTTGAACTGGGTGCCGCCTCGACGACACGGTTGGCCTGGAGGACCGATCCCGGTAGCGCTCCAACGGCAAATCGCGAAAGACTTTGTCGACATCGCCGACGGAACAATGCAGTACAGCCCGCGGCCGGGACGTGGTAAGATGGATTTCGTCTACCAGGTGGTCCGGCTTTGGGAGCGGCCCGCCGAGCAACTGCTCGTCGGCGAGCCGGGCCTGGCGCCATTGGCCATGCTCGGGCAACTTGCGGAAGGTGCGACCGTAGAGGATGGTCTGGTAGCGGTCGCGCAGCGTCGTCGTTCAAAACGACCAATCGTTTGCCTCGACCGTTGGCGCAGCGCACTGCGCGGCTGAAATCGTTTGCCTCGACCGTTGGCGCAGCGCGCTGCGCGGCTGGAATCGTTTGCCTCGACCGTTGGCGCAGCGCGCTGCGCTCTTCTCCGGGTAGCCCCCAGTACGGTTTACTTCTCTGTTTCTGCAAGTCCTTATTTCACAGAAGGTTACGGCTTTGCAGCCAAAACACCTCGTTGCATAATTCTCGCGGAAAGTGTCAGATTCCATCCGTGCGCGTGACGAGGTGACGGATCGCGAGGCTCTGACGAAGCTTGAACCGGCGGCGAAAGCGGCGGCTAATGCGGCGTGCGAAGGCCCCGCTACCCCGCATGCTCGTATTGAACATCCCGTCGCAGTGTTGTATCTTAGATCAACAGTTGAGATGTGGTTTGCCGGCAGCGTTGCAGCCATGGTTTTTATCGAATTCATTTGGGATCTCGACGAAGATCCTGATGGCAACGTCCAGCATCTGCTGGAACACGACGTAACCAAGGAAGAAGCGGAACACGTTCTCCGACATCCCGACTCCGAAACGACGAGCGACAGTAGCGGCCGGCCCCTCACTTTCGGATATACGGCGGAGGGCCGGCACTTGGCGGTCGTGTGGGAGCACGTTCTCGACGATCCATTGACAATCTACCCGGTGACGGCGTTCGACGCCAAAGAGCGAGCCTAGAGGTGTGACATGGAATTTCGTCGGCGACAAATGAAGATTGACCGCACGCCCGAGGAGCAGGCGCGCCTAAAGGCGGTCCGCGCGCGGTTTCAAAAGGAAAAGCCGTCGCTGGACGAGCTCGTGGCCAGCGGCGAATATACGCCGCCGATCAAGCAGGCCGAGTATTGGGAACTGATGAAAACTGCCGCGGCCCTGAAAAAGGCTCGCGAGGAGGCGGGCATCAGCCTGCGGCAAATGGCCGAGCGCATGTCGATCGACGTCGGCGCGCTCAGCCGGTTGGAAAACGGCGTCAACAGCAACCCCACTCTCGAAACGCTGTTTCGCTACGCCAACAGCCTCGGCAAGAAAGTGCTCGTCCAGCTCGTCGATATGCCGAAAAGCACTCCACGAAAGAGAAAGCCAGCCGTCTAGCCTCGACGCCTTTCTATGCCCGCTTTTGGTGGCCACGTTTTCAATTTGGCCACGCTTTCGAGGTGCAGGTCGAGGGTCAGCAAGCGGTCAACGCCGTGGACCAGCATCGCGGCGACGAGTCGCGCGTCATGCCCGTTCTTGCCGATGACCTGATACTGAACGACAAGTTGCTGCCACACTTGAAACGCAGCGGGAAGGTCGTCGAGCACTGAAAAGTCGGCACCGAAACGAATCAGTTCTGCCGCAGCCTGCGATGGAGTCAAGCCAAGTCCGTTCTGCGTCGCAGGGCGCGTGGCGACGCTCCAATACTCATAGAAGTTTTGCGGCACCAGAAAGATTCCTTCGCCCTGTTGAAGCAAGGCGGCCACCGCGTCGGCCCCAAGCTGGTGCATCGGGTGCTGCGGCTCGCTGCTGCGCGTCAGAATGTTTGTGTCCAGCAGGATGCTCATTCGCCGCGGTCGCCATACATGCTCTCGCGGCTATCATCGGCCACGTGCGGATTCGACGCATGGCTTGCTACCCACTCGCGCCACGCGGCAACTTTTTCTTGGGGCGTTCGTTGGGTCGGCGGACCACTGCCATTGGCCGCGGCGGAGACAGTGGCCAGCCATTCCAGATATGCCTCCAACGTCTGCCCCCGCCGCGCTGCGGCGTCTCTGAGCTTTTGCTCCGTGTCAGGCGGCAGGTGGATGGTTACGCTCATATCCTCATTCTAGCAAGGCGGCCGGTTATCGGGCCAGTGACGATTGAACGGCTCGCCGCGGCAAGTGCGCGACATCATGCTGGCTATGTTCGCGGCTTGCGCCCATCGAGCCGTGATGGAGCGGCTAACGCGTGCCGCCGTTGAAGCTCAACCGAAGAATTGGACCGGTGCCAGTCCCTAAAACCGAACGGCAGCGTGGCTGCTTCCGCGAACCGCTTTTGGGCGGCATAATCCTGGCACGCGCTCGCCGGCCGGCGAGCGGCGACAAGTCGCGTTTCTCGAGGAGTAGCCAAATGGCCATGACCTTTGATGCCACGTTGAAAGATCTGGCGCGCGAATGCCCGCTCGGTATTCTGGCCGAGTTCGACGAGCCGACCAGTTCGCCGGTGACACCGCTGAACGTCGACCTTTCGGCGGTGTCGAAGGCGGCCGACCTGGTGCTGGGCATCGGCGAGCCGCTGGTCGAGATCGTCCACGTCGAGTTCCAGTCGAGCGCGGCCGCGTGGAAGCACGCCGACCTCGTGCTCGATAACGCTCTCTTGTTCTCGCAGCACCACGTTCCCGTCCATACAATTTTGGTTCTGCTGCGTCCGCAGGCCGTTCACCCCAATGCCGACGGCACAGTGCAGTACAGCCCGCGGCCGGGACGTGGTAAAATGGATTTCGGCTATCAAGTAGTCCGGCTTTGGGAGCGGCCCGCCGAGCAACTGCTGGCCGGCGAACTGGGCCTGGCGCCGTTGGCCATGCTCGGGCAGCTTGCGGAAGGTGCGACCGTAGAGGACGGTTTGACAGCGGTCGCTCAGCGGCTTGCAGAGCGTTTGACGGCAGAGGCGGAGCCGGCACGGGCGACTAAGCTGTTGACATCGGCGCTTTTGCTGACGGGACTACGGGTTGACCGAGACGCGGCACTCAACATTTTTGGAGGAGTTCAGATGCTGG
This window of the Pirellulales bacterium genome carries:
- a CDS encoding S8 family peptidase encodes the protein MPELPLLIFPRPQTADRDKGRGGAPDIHRPSVGRQGERIGPKLDSLQQAFEARAVEVRQSPSGIDPEQVLVIETVGSVDDFAKAVAKIDGLEWLGENEIDEIAPDDDFYDKKHKDKRLGGRLYLLMSNQQGLREMLSLWDNYKRDPSMTWQRGLTKFRDVFLLLHDIRRWDIRDRLEETGAIEAWQEDLRDRPDQPVKLEIELWFRGNLPQREAAEAAVAQLIQQSGGSVPGRYVLQEIAYHGILAELPQGEIERIINHQAVELVKCDSIMFFRPVGQMATGKQEIEGDPEDLPERDEKPLPSGAPVIAVLDGFPLEKHELLDGRLIVDDPDDFAPDCPAARRVHGTSICSLVVHGDLSDGNRALSRPVYVRPIMKPVSWHHEPWPEELPRDMLVIDLIHRAVRRICEGDGNQPAVAPAVRIINLAIGDPSRPFFQLMSSLARLLDWLSHKYGVLFVVSAGNQTHDLDLGISESEFRALGDAEREALAIRKLYEDARNRRLFSPAESINAITVGATHHDGSGANPVGRLVELFTVPLPSPISAFGGGYRRSVKPDLTFSGGRVLYNYSPTGTTLSCFPRRSAPGQCSATPGSLPGDIRKTFHSAGTSNAAALLSHHLGRCHDSLATLLESQQEVPDATAFIAPLLKAMIVHGCSWDMCGDRLHDVLSPHTDGRSLRHWKSQWLGYGVPDTQRVMQCAEQRATVLGFGELGDGAAHVFELPLPPSLGSRTDWRRLTVTVAWLSPVLPTTQKYRAASLWFDVQGPRLTRDRTDAEWHEVRRGTVHHEVFEGRDAHVISDGDSLSIKVNCRADAGALAHPVPYGLVVSLEVSEGVAIPVYQEVRARIRPTIEVRTRNPLGS
- a CDS encoding ATP-binding protein, encoding MLAEKLQELVGVAHAGTNRVNGSTLLDKNVSAFVLELIPQKKLDELILPPDVVTVINEVVSEHHRVDLLRSYNLEPRNRLLFIGPPGNGKTSLAEAVAEALMVPLLQVRYDGIVGAYLGETAVRLRRLLEFASTRRCVLFFDEFETLGKERGDTHETGEIKRVVSSLLMQVDALPSHVVVIGATNHPELLDRAAWRRFQVRIELPQPTRARLAEWFASFERRVKQPLGYPPDALAKKLSGVNFAEAEEFGASVFRKFVLGQPDANIKAIVAETLKTWKARTVTSMLNNGAEG
- a CDS encoding helicase-related protein, translated to MTKLEDLKPGLPLVGLEPSAVATVAAVVPIGDGAIQVFYRTPDGATKERLLGRGDENDIRVATVERPWSFDGDGAAFQLTCEAKRIDLAFLFDPMMAVHTSNVEPLPHQITAVYESMLPKQPLRFVLADDPGAGKTIMAGLYVRELIMRADARRILIVAPGSLVEQWRDELFEKFGLEFRIYSAALEEASPSGNPFEDHAQLIVRLDQMSRNEELQEKLCNAGWDLAVFDEAHKLAAHYFGSKLEKTGRFRFAERLGQNARHLLLMTATPHCGKEEDFQLFLSLLDSDRFYGKFRDGVHKVDACDLMRRMVKEELVKFDNTPLFPERRAYTVNYRLSEIEAALYEAVTEYVKTEMGKADELHGSRKGSVGFALTALQRRLASSPEAIYQSLKRRRERLENRLREEKLGIRGRQALAETLAVVPEDDDDLNAEEQENLEEALVDDATAAQTINELGAEIVILKRLEQQAKAVVASGQDRKWEELSTILQNAPEMRDAFGRQRKLIVFSEHRDTLNYLHQRIAGVLGNPDAIITIHGGTHRDERRRLQALFRSDSDVRVLVATDAAGEGVNLQCANLMVNYDLPWNPNRLEQRFGRIHRIGQIEVCHLWNLVAKETREGDVYHRLLEKLEIESEALKGRVFDILGEVFEGTSLKELLIQAIRYGDQPEVRARLTRKIDQALDHDHLKSLLDRNALAQETMSAERLYAVKLEMEKAEARRLQPYFVRSFFLKAFEQFGGSIYPREHGRLEITHVPASIRERDRRITGRNRRELEPVLKRYDRVCFDKEAMQPLDKPGLARAVLMHPGHPLMLAVSDLLLEQHANLLRQGTVLVDPADAGHEPWLMFLLTHEVKSGDGQALSKRLQFVRVNPDGSTSFAGWAPHLDLEPLADHQRPLVNNVLDAPWIAADQERRAIALAAETLVPEHFREVSDRRVAHVDKTLAAVHDRLSKEIAFWTDRWVRLKEDLASGKDVRLNLENARRTVTDLEGRLENRKKELQSMRHVVNGTPIVLGGALVVPAGLLRHARGDDAAAPEVSAGPLARSRIERLAMEAVRRYEEARGCQVVDVSREKCGWDLTSNPPALDHRQAPNHKQTEPRHIEVKGRAKGAATVTVTRNEILYAFNQGDKFVLAIVIVAEDDSVEGPYYIRRPFDREPGWGVASINFDLKELLLRCKRV
- the ruvB gene encoding Holliday junction branch migration DNA helicase RuvB, whose translation is MPEADDDRDLRPQRMRDMIGQREVFARIEIALDAARKRRETLGHILFDGPPGLGKTTFATVIPRELGVTLQIASGAAMTAPKDLIPYLTNAEQGSVLFIDEIHRLPKAVEEFLYPAMEDFRIDITLGEGVNARTINMSLRPFTLIGATTRTGLLSAPLRDRFVMREHLDFYTVEELAEIVRRNSGKLGCRIEPTACTEIASRSRGTPRLANNRLRWVRDYATSKADGHITLALARSALEMQRIDALGLDGQDRRYLETIVRVFHGGPVGVEAAAHTMNLAPDTLVDEVEPYLLRSGLVIRTPRGRKATPAAYEHLGLEPGEVDSQGRLF
- a CDS encoding helix-turn-helix transcriptional regulator: MEFRRRQMKIDRTPEEQARLKAVRARFQKEKPSLDELVASGEYTPPIKQAEYWELMKTAAALKKAREEAGISLRQMAERMSIDVGALSRLENGVNSNPTLETLFRYANSLGKKVLVQLVDMPKSTPRKRKPAV